Within Corynebacterium timonense, the genomic segment ACGCTTCCCGGCGCTTGCCGTGCGCGCGATGTGATCCTCGCCGAAACGGTTGAGCAGCAGGTCGTCCACGATGCGCACCTGGCCGGGCGCGAACGCGTAGTTCAGGGCGGAACACACGGCGTCGATGTCGGCGTCGTTGGCCACGTCCGCTAGCTGGGCCACGTTGTCCAGGCCGTGCGCGCGCAGCAGCTCGAGAAGGAAGCGGTAGTCCTCCGGGCGGGAGAGGGGAAAACGGGCGCCGACCAGCACCGTGAGCACGCCCGGCAGCGTTTCCGGGGTGAGCTCGGCGTCGACGTCGGTGTCGATCTTGTGCTGCGGATGGGTCACCGCCGAGATCTGGTCGAACTGCTGGTCCGCCAGCTCGATGAGACCAGCGGCGAGGGTGAAGGCGCGGTCGACTTGGGGGTCCGGCGCCGTCCCGCCGGCGCGCTTGTAGCGGATGTCGTGTTCGAACTCGGCCCACGCGTGCTGCAGGACGGTGCGGACTTGCAGCTCGAAAACCGAGCCTTCGTAGGCCCCGAGCCCCTCCGACGTGGAGAGCACCCGCACGACCACATGGTGTGAGCCGTAGCCGAAGCCGCCGGCGATGCGGGTTTCTTGGGCCTTGTCCACGCTGCGCAGCACCTCGAACTGGTCGGCGACGAGGTCGAGGACGGTGGGAATCTCCGTGGAGTGCAGCACGGTGACGCGGGCGCCGATGAGGTCCCGGATGTCGTGCCACGGGTCGGGGTAGGCCGGGGCGCCATCGCGGAGAATACGCGCCTTCGCTTTCATCGAGGGCCACGACTTGATGCGCACGTCGACGCGATCGAAGTTGACCCCGGCGTCGGCGAGCAGCTCAGACAGCGCCTGCTGGAAGGCGAGATCAATCCCGGGGTGGGTGTCCAGCCAGTGAAAATAGGTCGAGCCGAGTCTCGCGATCACCGCGTCGGGGACACCCGTGGGTTTCTGTTTCGCGTTCATACCGGCGGGGCCCTACAGCGAGTTGGAGACGAGCAACGCGGCGGGCAAGGTGGCGAAGATCTCGGCGGCGCGCGCCTCTGCCTCGAAGGTGCGCCCGCTGAGCCGGTCAGTCCACTGTCCGCCCGGCAGCGTGACGGTGGTGTCGCCCCACCCGCCGCGCCGCGCGAGCTGCAGAGGGTAGCGGGTGGCCAAAGCGATGACGCTGACCTCGTCCTCCCCGCGCGCGGTGCCGACGAGGTGGGCCTCGGCGTCCCCGACGGCGAAGACGGGCTGGTGCCCGCCCGCAAGGAACGCGTCTGGGTACTCGCGGCGCAGCGTGAGGGCGTGGTGCACCACGTGTTGCTTCGCCCGGTTGATGTGCTCCGCGAGGTGCGGGTAGGTGCCGTCGCCGGCGGGTTCGCCGAGCTCGAGCGGTTGCTCGAGGCTCTGGGCTCGGTTGGTGAAGTCCACGAAGCGGCGGTTGTCCGGGTCGACGAGGGAGAGATCGAAAAACTCTTGGCCCTGGTAGGTGTCGGGGATGCCCGGGCCGATCAGCTGAAGCAGCTTCCGCCCCAGCGAGACCTGGACCGCGCCGCGGTGCAGGCTGGCAGCGAAGTCCGTGATCAGCCCCGTCGCCGGCCCGTTGAGGAGGGCGTCCACCCAGTCGGTCACGGCCTTTTCGTAGGAGGCGTCCTGGTCAAACCACGTGGTGGTAGTCCCGGCCTCGCGGCTGGCCTTCACCGCGTATCCGTGGAGCCTCTCGCGCAGGGAGGGGGTCACCTCGCCGTCGTGCGGCCACACGCCGAGGAGGTTTTGCAGCAGGAAGTGGCCGGCGCGCGTGTCGGGGGCGGGGACGATCGCCCCCACCTGGCGGACGAGCTCGGCGAACTCGTTCGGCAGCTCCGTGATTTCGATGATGCGCGCGCGTGTGTCCTCGGTGCGTTTCGTGTCGTGCGTTGTCAGCGTCGTCATCGCACGCGGCCACAGCCTCGCGCGCTCCTGTTGCAGCAGGTGGAACTCGGCCGGGGAGACCCCGAAACGTCCGGGCGCCCCGCCGACTTCCTGCAGGGCGACAAGCCGGGCCGCCCGGTAAAACAGCGTGTCCTCTACGCCCTTCGCCATCACGGCGCCGCACACCTGGGCGAAACGCGTCGCCGCCTCGCCGTTGGCGACGAGCGCGGCCGAGATCACGTCGAGGGCATCGCTTCTCGAGGGGAAACGCCGCGCCATCTCCGCCATGACCGTCGAGGTCACCCGCGACATGGACAGGTAATCGGCGCGGTACACCGGGATGGCCGCCACCAGTTCGATGACGACCCACGTGAGCTCCTCGTCGGACACCGTGGACCCGGCGGTGGAGAAGTTGTCGCGCCGGATTGCGCGCGTCAGGCGGCGAATCTCCGCGCCCAGCTCGCTGCGTGCCACGTCGCGCTTGAGCTGGTGCTCCGCCGCGTCGATGGCCCGGTCGTCCCACGTCGAGCCCGTCTGCTGCAGCGACAGCATGCTCAGCGCGTCCTCGGCGGAGCGGTCGACGAAGATGCCGTCGAGTTCGCGCAGCGCGTCGTAGCCCGTCGTTCCGTCGACGGCGAGACGAGGATCCAACGGTTCGTGCACCCCGAGGATCTTTTCCACCACGAGCCAGCGGTTCTCGCCGACGAGGTCGCGCAGGCGGGTGAGGTACGCGAAAGGCTCGGCGAGGCCATCGGGGTGGTCGACGCGGATGCCGTCGATAAGCTCCTCCGCGATGAGCTGGCGGAGCACGCGGTGGGTGTGCTCGAAGACGAGCGGGTCCTCTTGGCGCACCCCGGCGAGCCCGTTGACGGAGAAGAAGCGGCGGTAGGAGATCACGCCGTCGCGCCAGTACATCAGGCGGTAGTGCTGACGCTCGTAGACGGCGCGGGGGTCGTCGTCGAGCCCGTCGTAGGTGCCGGGGGCTAGCGGGAAGTAGTTGTCGTAGTAGGCGAGGACGTCCTCGTCGATCTCGTCGAGGTGGGCCAGCCGGATCTTATCTTCGTCGCCCTCGCTGCCCAGCACCGGCAGCCCGAGCTTGCCGCCGGCGCCGTTGTCCTCGTGCCAGTCGATGTCGAAGTACATCTCGTACTCCGACTCCCGTCCGTTTTTGAGGACGTCCCACCACCACGTGTTCAGGTGGGGGGTGTCCACGCCGAGGTGGTTCGGCACGATGTCGAGGATGATGCCCAGTCCCGCATCGTGGGCGCGCGCCGCGAGCTCGCGTAGCCCCTCGATCCCGCCGAGCTCCGGGTTGACCAGCGTCGGGTCGGTGACGTCGTAGTTGTGGTTCGACTCCTTGACCGCGGTGAAGATCGGGGAGAGGTAGAGGTGCGAGACCCCCAGGTCACCGAGGTAGTCGACGACCTGTGTGGCCTCCGCGAAGCCGAAGCGACGCCCGGCCGGGTCAGCGTGGGGTCCCCGTAGCTGCAGGCGGTAGGTTGAGGTGATCGGGCGGCGCATGGCGGACTCCTCCGTTTCCCTTCGTCGGACGTTCTATACCTATGCAACCCTAGTTAATTGCGGCGCCACCGGTGCCGCCAGCAGTGGGAAGCCCAGTGAGTAGCGGGTACACACGGCAGCCGGGGGAACGGTAGGCAGGTCGAGCAGGCGGCGCAGATCGGCGTCGGCGGCGTCAACAACGAACAGGTCCCGGCAGTCGCGGGTGAGGTACGCCAAACCGTGCTGAGGGCGCAGCACGTGCGTGAAGTGCGCGTCAAGCGGCGCGAACAGCCGGGGGTGTGCTAGCCAGCTCGCGGCGTCGCCGCGGACCTCAACGCCCGGGGGCGCGTCCGGGCCCAGGGTAGCGCGCGCGTCGCGCACCCAGAACCTCAGCGCGTTGCCGCTGATGGCGTCGGAGGTGGCGAGACGGTGCGCGGCGGCGGCGTTCCACGCCTGGTGCACCGTCAGACCCGCCGCCCCGACGTGCTGGTGTGTGGCGGGGGCGCCGGCGGGGTCCTCGCCGCGCGCGAGGACACAGATCAGGCCGGGGGAAAGGGTGATCGAGGCGGTCGACGAGGCAAAGCCCGGGTCCCCGAAGGGGGCGCCGGGGCGCGCGCGGCGCGCCAGCCGCGGGATGAAGCCGGTGGATGTTGTGCAAAGGGCCATACCCGTGTTAGACGTCGCCGCGGGGGCCCTGGTTCCCGGGGCGCGGGAACCTAGTCGAGCCCGAGGGCGTCGAAAAGCTTCGACGCGGGCCAAATGTCGATGTCCTGGCCCTTGTCCTGCAGCTCGCGGGCGCGCTTTTCTTTCGAGGTCATCGTAGTCCACTCGCCGGCGACCAGGATGGTGGTTTTCTTGGTCACGTTTTTTCCCACGCTCGCGCCCTGGGCGGCGATGGACTCCCACAAGGAGCCTTTGTCGTAGGGCTCGAACTCGCCGGTCAGGGTGACGTTGTGGCCGTACAGCGGCGAGGAGGGGTCGGCGTCGGCGTTCGGGTCGGGCACCGTGTCCGGGGTGGCCACGGACTGCCAGGGCGCCGGCTGGCGGCGCCCAGCGTCGCGGGGGCCTCCCGCGTCGGGCTCGCCGGCGTCGCTTTGGTTGCTGCCCCGCGGGCTCGCGGCAGCGGCGGCGACCGCGCTCGGGGAGTTCCCGCGGGCGGCCTCGGCCTGCAAGGAGCGGGCGGCGCCGGAGCGGTCGCGCAGCACGGGCGTGACTCGCTCGGGGGTGACGGCGCCAAGCGCGAAACCGGCATCGTGGACCAGGCTCATCAACGAGCCAGTGTGGCCTGCCTCGCGGGCAAGCTCGACCATGATGCCGGCGCACGCGGCGGCGTCGGCGCAGGCGTCGTGGTGGTCGTCGAGCCGCACCCCGAAGTGCTCCGCGAGTGTGGGCAGCTTGTGGTTGGCAACGTCGAGGCGCGCGGCGCGGCTGTGGGCGAGGGTGCAGGCGAACAGGAGGGTGGGCACCTCGCGCTCGGAGGCCAGGCACGCCTCACGCAGCGCGGTGGCGTCGAACTGCGCGTTGTGGGCGACGACGGGAAGGTCGCCGACGAAGTCAACGAGCTCGTCGACGCGTTGCGCCACCGAGGGCTGGCCGACGACGTCCTCGGCGCTAATGCCGTGGATGGAGACGTTGAAGGGGTCGAACTCGGCGTAGGACTCAGGCGGGGTGCACAGCCAGCTGGCGCGGTCGACCTCCTCGCCGTCGACGATTTTGACGAGGCCGATCTGGCAGATGGAGCCCCACCGCTGGTTCGCCGTCTCCACGTCGAAGCCGACGAAGTCAAGTCCGGGGACGCCAGCCCCGCCCGTCGGCGTTGCGTGCTCGGGGGCCTCGCCTCGGCGCGCGGCACGGAGCAAATCAAGCAGGCTGGTCGGTCCGGCCTCGTCGCCGGGGGAGAAGGCGATGCGCAACGCGCCCGTGGGCAGGGTGAGCTCGACGACGCCGCAGTCCCAGGCATCCGCGTCGCGGGCGACCCCGGCATGTGAGATGTCGCTGATAGGCACGCTGCGTTCCTCGGTGCTGCCCGTAAGCGCCGCCTCAAGCGGGGTGGGTGCGATGACGAGGGCGGAGTTTGTCACCGACAGGGTCGCGCCGTGGGCGGGTATCACGTGTGTTGCTCCTGAACGTTGGAACGGAAAATGGGGGTAATGGGGTGCCTCGTATGCTACTCCTCGGCAGCGTCCTCCCCGTCGTCGAAGATGGGGCCCTCGATCTGCTTGAGCACCACCGTCGAGCGGGCGGGCACGATCTTGCTGCCGCCAGCTGGGAGGTTTTCTTTCTCCGCGGGGTAGCCCAGCGGTTTGGTGGTGTCGATGAGCACCTCCCACATGGCTCCGAGCGTCTGGTCGGGCAGGGTGAACTCGATGTCCTCGAAGTGGGCGTTGAACATGAGGATGAAGGAGTCGTCGGAGATGCGCTGCCCGCGGCGGTCCGCTTCCGTGATGGCTTCGCCGTTGAGGTAGGTCATGAGCGCCTTGCCGAAGGCGAAGTCCCAGTCCTCTTGGGTCATCAGCTTGCCGGAGGGCACCAGCCACGCGATCTCGCGTCCGCGCACGTCGGAGCCGAGCGCGCCGCCCGCGAGGAAGCGGCGGCGGCGGAAGACAGGGTGCTGCTTGCGGATGGCGATGAGCCTGCGGGTGAAGTCGTGCAGCTCATCGGCGACGTCGAGGTGGTCCCAGTTCATCCACGCCAGCTCGTTGTCCTGGCAATAGACGTTGTTGTTGCCGTTTTGGGTACGAGCGAACTCGTCGCCGTGCGCGATCATCGGCGTGCCCTGGGACAGGAGGAGGGTGGTGAGGAAGTTGCGGCGCTGCTGAGCGCGCAGCTGCAGGATCTCCGGATCGTCGGTGGGGCCCTCGACGCCGCAGTTCCACGAGCGGTTGTGGCTCTCGCCGTCGTTGTTGTCTTCTCCGTTGGCCTCGTTGTGCTTGTCGTTGTAGGAAACGAGGTCGTTGAGCGTGAAACCGTCGTGGGCGGTGATGAAGTTGATCGAGGCGGTTGGCCGACGCCCGTTGTGCTGGTAGAGGTCGGAGGACCCGGTCAGGCGGGATGCGAATTCGCCGAGGGTGGAGGGCTCGCCACGCCAGAAGTCGCGGACGGTGTCGCGGTACTTGCCGTTCCATTCGCTCCACAGCGCCGGGAAATTGCCCACCTGGTAGCCGTTCTCGCCGACGTCCCAGGGCTCGGCGATGAGCTTGACTTGGGAGACGACGGGGTCTTGCTGGCACAGGTCGAAAAAGGTGGCGAGGCGGTCGACGTCGGAGAACTCGCGCGCGAGCGTCGAGGCGAGGTCGAAGCGGAAGCCGTCGACGTGCATCTCGGTCACCCAGTACCGTAGAGAGTCCATGATGAGCTGCAGCGAGTGCGGGTCGCGCACGTTGAGGGAGTTTCCGGTGCCGGTGTAGTCCATGTAATGGAACTTGCTGCCCTCGACCAGCCGGTAGTAGGACTCGTTGTCGATGCCGCGGAAGGCGATCGTCGGCCCGAGGTGGTTGCCCTCGGCGGTGTGGTTGTACACGACGTCCAGGATGATCTCGATGCCTGCCTCGTGGTAGGCGCGGACCATCCCCTTGAACTCGGAGACGGCGTCGCCGGGGGTGTTCGACGAGGCGTAGTTGTTCTCCGGGGCGAAGAACCCGAAGGTGTTGTAGCCCCAGTAGTTGCGCAGCCCCAAGTCGCGCAGCCGGTCGTCTTGGAGGAACTGGTGGACGGGTAGGAGCTCGACCGAGGTCACGCCGAGGTCGGTGAGGTAGTCAATCATCGCGGGGTGCGCCATGCCCGCGTAGGTGCCGCGCAGGGACTCCGGGATGTCCGGGTGCGTCTGCGTCATGCCTTTGACGTGGCATTCGTAAATGATCGTTTCCTCGTCCGGGATGTTCGGGTTGCGGTCGTCGCCCCAGTCGAAGAAGGGGTTGATGACCACAGACAGCATCGTGTGGCCGAGGGAGTCGTCCTCGTTGCGGCCGGTGCCGGGTTCGTCGGCGTGGATGTCGTAGGAGAACAGGGAGGGGTGTTGGTCGAACTCCCCGTCAAAGGCGCGCGCGTAGGGGTCGACGAGGAGCTTTGAGGGATCGCAGCGCTTCCCGTTGTGCGGGTCCCACGCGCCGTGGACGCGGTAGCCGTAGCGCTGGCCGGGGGTCACCCCCGGCAGGTAGGCGTGCCAGACGAAGTTGTCCACCTCTTCGAGAGGGACTCGGGTTTCTGCGCCATCGTCGTCGATGAGGCACAGCTCGACCTTCTCCGCGACGGAGGAAAAGAGGGCAAAGTTGGTCCCCGCGCCGTCGTAGGTCGATCCAAGGGGGTAGGAGGACCCGGGCCAGACGGTGTATGTGGACGTCGAATCCGGTGCGGCGTTGAGGTCAGTCATGGGGGTTTATCGTATCGGAAATTTGCTCGGGGGCGACTCTCATGCCGGCGAGCAGCAGCTCGACAGCTCGGTCGACGTCGGCCCCCGCATCGCGGGGCCGCGCCACCTCGGTCCCGCCGGTCGCCTGCGCCAGCTGCTCCGCTGATTGGTGCACGTAGGCAGCGCCCAGCGTCAGGTACAGCAACCCGTCGGCCGCGGCGTGGGCATCGCGTGTCGACGCCCCGCCGGCCGCCGTGTCACCCGAGCCTGCGACCGCCTCCCGTATCAGCCGCGCCAAACGACGTGCCACCGGCGAGTCGGGCTGGGAGACGGCCGTGATGACGACCTCTGCGCCGTCGCGGTGGCGCAGCAGCGCCGCGCGCAGGCGGGCGCAGGCGATGTCGGGCGCGGGTGGTGGGGCGTCGACAAGCGGCGCGATGATGAGGGCTGCGAGGTCGGAGATGAGCTCCTGCTTGTTCTCGATGTGCCAGTACAGAGCACCTGGGGCGACGCCGAGGGAGGAGGCGACGCGGCGCATCGAGACGTCGGCAAGCCCGTACTCGTCGAGGATGGAAAGGGCGGCCGCGCTGATCGCGCCCCGGGAAAGCTGCATGGTGCTCGACCTTAATGCAGCACGGCAGCCGCGGACCGAGGACGCGTCACCCCTTTCCTTACAGGGAATGTCCAGCTGATTAGTAAGCGCAGGTCACGGGCTGGCCAGTTTCGGGATGTTGACTGATCCCGTTATCAACGCCTGTTGCCGACGAAAATCTTCAAAGGAGATGTGCCGTGTTGCTTTCTGTCCCTGCCTCCCGCGCCGCCGCTGCGGTCTCGGTTGCCGCGCTTGCCGTGAGCCTAGCGGCCTGC encodes:
- a CDS encoding TetR family transcriptional regulator, producing the protein MQLSRGAISAAALSILDEYGLADVSMRRVASSLGVAPGALYWHIENKQELISDLAALIIAPLVDAPPPAPDIACARLRAALLRHRDGAEVVITAVSQPDSPVARRLARLIREAVAGSGDTAAGGASTRDAHAAADGLLYLTLGAAYVHQSAEQLAQATGGTEVARPRDAGADVDRAVELLLAGMRVAPEQISDTINPHD
- a CDS encoding GTP pyrophosphokinase family protein; translated protein: MNAKQKPTGVPDAVIARLGSTYFHWLDTHPGIDLAFQQALSELLADAGVNFDRVDVRIKSWPSMKAKARILRDGAPAYPDPWHDIRDLIGARVTVLHSTEIPTVLDLVADQFEVLRSVDKAQETRIAGGFGYGSHHVVVRVLSTSEGLGAYEGSVFELQVRTVLQHAWAEFEHDIRYKRAGGTAPDPQVDRAFTLAAGLIELADQQFDQISAVTHPQHKIDTDVDAELTPETLPGVLTVLVGARFPLSRPEDYRFLLELLRAHGLDNVAQLADVANDADIDAVCSALNYAFAPGQVRIVDDLLLNRFGEDHIARTASAGKRPNQRRDRLSTRLVALRSRHD
- the glgX gene encoding glycogen debranching protein GlgX, coding for MTDLNAAPDSTSTYTVWPGSSYPLGSTYDGAGTNFALFSSVAEKVELCLIDDDGAETRVPLEEVDNFVWHAYLPGVTPGQRYGYRVHGAWDPHNGKRCDPSKLLVDPYARAFDGEFDQHPSLFSYDIHADEPGTGRNEDDSLGHTMLSVVINPFFDWGDDRNPNIPDEETIIYECHVKGMTQTHPDIPESLRGTYAGMAHPAMIDYLTDLGVTSVELLPVHQFLQDDRLRDLGLRNYWGYNTFGFFAPENNYASSNTPGDAVSEFKGMVRAYHEAGIEIILDVVYNHTAEGNHLGPTIAFRGIDNESYYRLVEGSKFHYMDYTGTGNSLNVRDPHSLQLIMDSLRYWVTEMHVDGFRFDLASTLAREFSDVDRLATFFDLCQQDPVVSQVKLIAEPWDVGENGYQVGNFPALWSEWNGKYRDTVRDFWRGEPSTLGEFASRLTGSSDLYQHNGRRPTASINFITAHDGFTLNDLVSYNDKHNEANGEDNNDGESHNRSWNCGVEGPTDDPEILQLRAQQRRNFLTTLLLSQGTPMIAHGDEFARTQNGNNNVYCQDNELAWMNWDHLDVADELHDFTRRLIAIRKQHPVFRRRRFLAGGALGSDVRGREIAWLVPSGKLMTQEDWDFAFGKALMTYLNGEAITEADRRGQRISDDSFILMFNAHFEDIEFTLPDQTLGAMWEVLIDTTKPLGYPAEKENLPAGGSKIVPARSTVVLKQIEGPIFDDGEDAAEE
- the treY gene encoding malto-oligosyltrehalose synthase, which gives rise to MRRPITSTYRLQLRGPHADPAGRRFGFAEATQVVDYLGDLGVSHLYLSPIFTAVKESNHNYDVTDPTLVNPELGGIEGLRELAARAHDAGLGIILDIVPNHLGVDTPHLNTWWWDVLKNGRESEYEMYFDIDWHEDNGAGGKLGLPVLGSEGDEDKIRLAHLDEIDEDVLAYYDNYFPLAPGTYDGLDDDPRAVYERQHYRLMYWRDGVISYRRFFSVNGLAGVRQEDPLVFEHTHRVLRQLIAEELIDGIRVDHPDGLAEPFAYLTRLRDLVGENRWLVVEKILGVHEPLDPRLAVDGTTGYDALRELDGIFVDRSAEDALSMLSLQQTGSTWDDRAIDAAEHQLKRDVARSELGAEIRRLTRAIRRDNFSTAGSTVSDEELTWVVIELVAAIPVYRADYLSMSRVTSTVMAEMARRFPSRSDALDVISAALVANGEAATRFAQVCGAVMAKGVEDTLFYRAARLVALQEVGGAPGRFGVSPAEFHLLQQERARLWPRAMTTLTTHDTKRTEDTRARIIEITELPNEFAELVRQVGAIVPAPDTRAGHFLLQNLLGVWPHDGEVTPSLRERLHGYAVKASREAGTTTTWFDQDASYEKAVTDWVDALLNGPATGLITDFAASLHRGAVQVSLGRKLLQLIGPGIPDTYQGQEFFDLSLVDPDNRRFVDFTNRAQSLEQPLELGEPAGDGTYPHLAEHINRAKQHVVHHALTLRREYPDAFLAGGHQPVFAVGDAEAHLVGTARGEDEVSVIALATRYPLQLARRGGWGDTTVTLPGGQWTDRLSGRTFEAEARAAEIFATLPAALLVSNSL
- a CDS encoding exonuclease domain-containing protein produces the protein MIPAHGATLSVTNSALVIAPTPLEAALTGSTEERSVPISDISHAGVARDADAWDCGVVELTLPTGALRIAFSPGDEAGPTSLLDLLRAARRGEAPEHATPTGGAGVPGLDFVGFDVETANQRWGSICQIGLVKIVDGEEVDRASWLCTPPESYAEFDPFNVSIHGISAEDVVGQPSVAQRVDELVDFVGDLPVVAHNAQFDATALREACLASEREVPTLLFACTLAHSRAARLDVANHKLPTLAEHFGVRLDDHHDACADAAACAGIMVELAREAGHTGSLMSLVHDAGFALGAVTPERVTPVLRDRSGAARSLQAEAARGNSPSAVAAAAASPRGSNQSDAGEPDAGGPRDAGRRQPAPWQSVATPDTVPDPNADADPSSPLYGHNVTLTGEFEPYDKGSLWESIAAQGASVGKNVTKKTTILVAGEWTTMTSKEKRARELQDKGQDIDIWPASKLFDALGLD